A genome region from Maylandia zebra isolate NMK-2024a linkage group LG6, Mzebra_GT3a, whole genome shotgun sequence includes the following:
- the LOC101485333 gene encoding beta-1,3-galactosyltransferase 5: MGDSDTGSGANGTKRELVQSIFPQKKILFHSWFQLLLLFCVLALGLCYTLSSRPLSLWQSFPLQEQYQWFLNQNSRVNAPAYRIHPKNKVILNKTTEPSTVRSTSLQYHQAYPRNYHFLMDNTEVCKNKIPFLVLMVPVEPKNVAARDAIRQTWGKENIVQGEVVLTLFMLGVSREDDVEKLKQENLQHHDLIQSDFTDSYLNLTIKTMVIMDWLSTHCPAAAYAMKIDSDMFLNVDNLVIMLKQPGIPKTNYLTGMLMWNRPVIRSKNSKWYVPEELYPEPEYPTYTLGMGYVFSNDLPEKYVEMSKSVKPFNIEDAYIGMCMKKLGLALTAPPTPSQFKAYNYAYNRCEFSKVITYILGSSKQLLDYWTDLKKPGPPCP, from the exons ATGGGAGATTCCGACACTGGCTCAGGTGCAAATGGAACGAAGAG gGAACTTGTCCAGAGCATCTTTCCACAGAAGAAGATCTTATTTCATTCCTGGTTTCAGCTCCTGCTTCTATTTTGTGTTTTGGCCTTAGGCTTGTGTTACACCCTGTCCAGCCGCCCGCTGTCACTATGGCAGAGCTTCCCACTGCAGGAACAATACCAGTGGTTTTTAAACCAGAACAGTAGGGTTAATGCACCTGCTTACCGCATTCATCCCAAAAACAAAGTTATATTAAACAAAACCACTGAACCTTCGACTGTGCGATCTACCTCCCTCCAGTACCACCAAGCCTATCCACGCAACTACCATTTTCTTATGGATAACACAGAGGTTTGCAAGAACAAGATCCCATTCCTGGTTCTCATGGTTCCAGTGGAACCAAAAAATGTGGCAGCTCGGGACGCGATCCGCCAGACATGGGGCAAAGAAAACATAGTTCAGGGTGAGGTGGTACTCACTTTATTTATGTTGGGTGTCTCTAGAGAAGATGATGTTGAGAAGCTCAAACAGGAAAATTTGCAGCACCATGATCTGATCCAGAGTGACTTCACAGACAGTTATCTAAACCTAACAATCAAAACCATGGTGATCATGGACTGGCTAAGTACACACTGCCCTGCAGCAGCCTATGCCATGAAGATTGACTCTGACATGTTTCTGAATGTTGACAATCTAGTAATCATGCTAAAACAGCCGGGCATCCCCAAGACCAACTACCTGACAGGGATGCTTATGTGGAACAGACCAGTCATTCGTTCCAAGAACTCCAAGTGGTATGTGCCTGAGGAATTGTATCCAGAGCCTGAATACCCGACCTACACACTGGGTATGGGATATGTCTTTTCTAATGATCTTCCAGAGAAATATGTGGAAATGTCAAAGTCAGTCAAACCCTTTAACATTGAGGATGCTTATATTGGGATGTGCATGAAAAAGCTTGGACTTGCCCTCACAGCACCACCAACACCCTCCCAGTTCAAGGCCTATAACTATGCATATAATCGCTGTGAATTTTCCAAGGTCATTACATACATTCTTGGTTCTTCTAAACAGCTGCTGGATTATTGGACAGACCTGAAAAAGCCTGGGCCACCTTGTCCTTAA